In a single window of the Serratia quinivorans genome:
- the entF gene encoding Enterobactin synthase component F — translation MSDSTLLSTEQPLATELPLVAAQPGIWVADQISPHANAYAVSHYIELCGALDQDCLLQAIAQGLSEVDTLQFRFEERDGVPMQWHDPQLAILPVELIDLRDSPDAAAAARALMQLDMSGDLRIGSGNALYRHMLIRLSDQRWFWYQRYHHILVDGFSFTAIARRISHIYTRMSRNEQPDPTPFSAFSEVVEEYQRYAQSVTCQRDAAFWLNKAKQLPAPATLCPQPLAGQTPTTRIHRLSQLCDRQDFSQLVNAGQQQFSVADMALALVALWVSRLSGHASFSAGFIFMRRTGSAALCANGPVINVLPIEMHLDPQATLSEVAGNIGRELKSVRRHQRYEAEQVQRDLGRIGDAQPLYGTVFNFKMFDFQLDFGDIEGITHELASGPVRDLEIALYLDEAGTLKVDLLANAERYQRDELAAHLQRLPLLLRQFAAQPQMPIGDADLLTGQDHQLLARVNDTAYPVAPQTLSGLLAQQAQKTPDAPALADAQYQFNYRETREQVSALARQLVAQGVQPGDIVAVALPRSVFLSLALMAIVEAGAAYLPLDTGYPDERLSMMLEDATPRLIITEASQQARFVGKGDIFLYDAPLAADSATDVVLSGPTPHHPAYIIFTSGSTGRPKGVLVGHQAIVNRLLWMQHQYPMAAGDVVLQKTPCSFDVSVWEFFWPLMVGAQLVMAPPEAHRDPEQLLQLIDQHRVTTMHFVPSMLAAFVGALDNRQAVACCAPLQQVFCSGEALPAELCRLWQSRTGVRLHNLYGPTEAAVDVSWHPAWGEALAAVTGANLPIGLPVWNTGLRILDARLRPVPPGVAGDLYLTGVQLAHGYLGRPELTASRFVADPAGDGGRMYRTGDVARWLPGGEVEYLGRSDDQLKIRGQRIELSEIDHALLSLPGIKQAVTHALVLDNTPTDPAGGDARQLVGYLVAQPGVRLDLEVLRAALADRLPPHMVPVALVEMDALPLSANGKLDRKALPQPQSGVRAAGREPEAGLETAIAAVFARLLQRETVFADDDFFALGGHSLLAMRLAAELRRELGKAVSVGQVMVASRVEQLAQLLAEDRTQEEADRTGFDSVLPLRTTEGPTLFCLHPASGFSWQFSVLPRYIDQHWSLVGIQSPRPDGPLALSENMDQVCDAHLEQVLQVQPQGPYHFIGYSLGGTLAQGIAARLQARGEEVAFLGLLDTYPPETQNWDVMLDDNVLKEVQREREQFLAVSEDALDPALGETRVAMFDNIEANYADSVRLLSATHTANFKGQATLFVARQTLQEGMDVQQTWSQYVDALQVHELDCAHVDIVSPASFKVLGPLLNRILRAL, via the coding sequence TTGTCAGACAGCACTTTATTATCGACCGAACAGCCACTTGCCACTGAGTTGCCGTTGGTCGCCGCGCAGCCCGGGATCTGGGTTGCCGATCAAATTTCACCGCACGCCAACGCCTATGCGGTTTCCCACTATATCGAGCTCTGCGGGGCGCTGGACCAGGATTGCCTGCTGCAGGCGATCGCGCAGGGGCTGTCCGAAGTGGATACCCTGCAGTTCCGTTTTGAAGAGCGTGACGGGGTGCCGATGCAGTGGCATGACCCGCAACTGGCGATCCTGCCGGTTGAGCTGATTGATCTGCGAGACTCCCCTGATGCAGCAGCGGCAGCGCGTGCCTTGATGCAGCTGGATATGTCCGGTGACTTACGCATCGGCAGCGGCAATGCACTGTATCGCCATATGTTGATCCGTCTGTCGGATCAGCGTTGGTTCTGGTATCAGCGTTATCACCATATTCTGGTGGATGGCTTCAGTTTCACCGCCATTGCCCGCAGAATTTCCCATATTTACACCCGGATGTCGCGCAATGAGCAGCCGGACCCGACGCCGTTTAGTGCCTTCAGTGAAGTGGTTGAAGAATATCAACGCTACGCACAATCGGTGACTTGCCAGCGTGACGCGGCCTTTTGGCTGAACAAGGCAAAGCAGTTGCCTGCGCCAGCCACACTCTGTCCGCAGCCACTGGCCGGCCAGACGCCGACCACCCGCATTCATCGGTTATCACAGCTGTGCGACCGCCAGGACTTTAGCCAACTGGTGAACGCCGGTCAGCAGCAGTTCAGCGTGGCAGATATGGCGTTGGCGCTGGTGGCGCTGTGGGTGTCTCGCCTGAGCGGTCACGCCAGCTTCAGCGCCGGCTTTATCTTTATGCGCCGTACCGGCTCGGCCGCGTTATGCGCCAACGGCCCGGTGATTAACGTGCTGCCGATCGAAATGCACCTCGATCCTCAGGCGACGCTGAGCGAGGTTGCCGGCAATATCGGCCGTGAGCTGAAAAGCGTCCGTCGCCATCAGCGTTACGAGGCGGAGCAGGTGCAGCGTGATCTGGGGCGGATCGGTGATGCCCAGCCGCTGTATGGCACCGTTTTCAACTTTAAGATGTTCGATTTCCAGTTGGACTTTGGCGATATCGAAGGCATTACCCATGAGCTGGCCTCCGGGCCGGTGCGTGACCTGGAGATTGCGCTGTATCTTGATGAGGCCGGCACGCTGAAGGTCGATCTGCTGGCCAATGCCGAGCGTTATCAGCGGGATGAGTTGGCGGCGCATCTGCAACGCCTGCCGTTGTTGTTACGTCAGTTCGCCGCTCAGCCGCAAATGCCGATCGGCGACGCCGACTTGCTTACCGGGCAGGATCACCAATTATTGGCTCGGGTCAACGACACAGCTTATCCTGTGGCGCCGCAAACCCTCAGCGGCTTGCTGGCGCAGCAGGCGCAGAAAACCCCGGATGCCCCGGCGCTGGCCGATGCGCAGTATCAATTTAACTACCGCGAGACTCGCGAACAGGTCAGTGCGTTGGCGCGCCAACTGGTAGCGCAGGGCGTGCAACCCGGCGATATCGTTGCCGTCGCCTTGCCGCGCTCGGTGTTTCTGTCGCTGGCGTTAATGGCCATTGTCGAGGCCGGCGCGGCTTATTTACCGTTGGATACCGGTTACCCGGACGAACGCCTCAGCATGATGCTGGAGGACGCTACGCCGCGTCTGATTATCACCGAAGCCAGCCAGCAGGCACGTTTTGTCGGCAAGGGTGACATTTTTCTGTATGACGCGCCGCTGGCGGCAGACAGCGCGACGGACGTGGTGCTCAGCGGACCCACGCCGCACCATCCGGCCTACATTATCTTTACCTCAGGTTCGACCGGGCGACCGAAAGGCGTGCTGGTGGGGCACCAGGCAATCGTCAACCGTCTGCTGTGGATGCAGCATCAGTATCCAATGGCGGCGGGCGATGTGGTGTTGCAGAAAACTCCCTGCAGTTTTGACGTCTCGGTATGGGAGTTCTTCTGGCCGTTGATGGTCGGCGCCCAGTTGGTGATGGCACCGCCGGAGGCGCATCGCGATCCGGAACAGCTGCTGCAACTGATTGATCAACACCGCGTCACCACGATGCACTTTGTGCCTTCGATGCTGGCGGCCTTTGTCGGTGCGCTGGACAATCGGCAGGCGGTGGCGTGCTGCGCGCCATTACAACAGGTGTTCTGCAGCGGCGAAGCGCTACCGGCCGAGCTGTGCCGCCTGTGGCAAAGCCGCACCGGGGTGCGACTGCACAACCTTTATGGCCCGACCGAAGCGGCGGTGGACGTTAGTTGGCACCCTGCCTGGGGTGAGGCGTTGGCCGCCGTCACCGGTGCTAACCTTCCCATCGGTCTGCCGGTATGGAATACCGGATTGCGTATTCTTGACGCGCGCTTACGGCCGGTGCCGCCGGGGGTCGCCGGGGATTTGTATCTCACCGGTGTACAGCTCGCGCACGGCTATCTGGGGCGACCTGAACTGACCGCCAGCCGCTTTGTGGCTGACCCGGCGGGCGACGGTGGGCGGATGTATCGCACGGGTGACGTCGCGCGCTGGTTACCGGGCGGCGAAGTGGAGTATCTCGGTCGCAGCGACGATCAGCTAAAAATTCGTGGTCAACGCATCGAACTGAGTGAAATCGATCATGCGTTGTTGTCATTGCCGGGCATCAAGCAGGCGGTAACCCATGCGCTGGTGCTGGACAATACGCCGACAGATCCGGCCGGTGGTGATGCCCGCCAACTGGTGGGGTATCTGGTAGCGCAGCCGGGTGTACGCCTTGATCTGGAGGTGCTGCGTGCCGCGCTGGCCGATCGCCTGCCGCCACATATGGTGCCGGTGGCGTTAGTCGAAATGGACGCCTTGCCGCTGAGTGCCAATGGCAAGCTGGATCGCAAAGCGCTGCCGCAACCGCAAAGCGGGGTCAGGGCCGCAGGGCGCGAGCCTGAAGCAGGACTGGAAACGGCGATCGCGGCGGTATTCGCCCGTTTGCTACAGCGTGAAACGGTGTTTGCCGATGATGATTTCTTTGCCCTTGGTGGACACTCGCTGCTGGCGATGCGCCTGGCGGCGGAGCTGCGCCGTGAACTGGGTAAAGCGGTTTCGGTCGGGCAGGTGATGGTGGCTTCCCGCGTGGAACAGCTGGCGCAACTGCTGGCAGAAGATCGCACGCAGGAAGAGGCCGATCGGACTGGTTTCGACAGCGTACTGCCGCTGCGCACCACCGAAGGTCCGACGCTGTTCTGTTTGCATCCGGCTTCCGGATTCTCATGGCAGTTCAGCGTGCTGCCGCGCTATATCGACCAGCATTGGTCGCTGGTGGGTATTCAGTCACCGCGCCCCGACGGCCCGCTGGCGCTGAGCGAGAATATGGATCAGGTATGCGACGCGCATCTGGAGCAGGTATTGCAGGTACAGCCGCAGGGTCCGTATCACTTTATCGGTTATTCACTGGGTGGTACCCTGGCGCAGGGTATCGCCGCCAGATTGCAGGCGCGGGGGGAAGAAGTGGCCTTCCTGGGGTTGCTGGATACCTATCCGCCGGAAACCCAGAACTGGGACGTGATGCTCGACGACAACGTGCTTAAAGAAGTCCAGCGCGAGCGCGAGCAGTTCCTGGCCGTTTCCGAAGATGCGCTTGATCCTGCATTGGGCGAAACTCGGGTGGCAATGTTCGATAATATCGAAGCCAACTATGCCGACTCAGTGCGCCTGCTTTCAGCCACCCATACGGCGAACTTCAAAGGGCAGGCGACGCTGTTTGTCGCGCGTCAGACGTTGCAGGAAGGGATGGACGTGCAGCAGACCTGGTCGCAATACGTCGATGCCTTGCAGGTGCATGAGCTGGATTGTGCGCACGTAGATATCGTTTCACCAGCATCGTTCAAGGTATTAGGCCCCTTGCTGAACCGTATTCTAAGAGCGCTGTAA
- the yusV gene encoding Probable siderophore transport system ATP-binding protein YusV, whose protein sequence is MNAEPLQSAPLRAEHLTLGYDKKIVASDLSVAIPHGELTVIIGPNACGKSTLLRTLSRLMQPQAGAVWLNGKHISEYATKEVARQLGLLPQSSTAPGDITVFDLVARGRYPHQRLFSRWGEADQQAVEQAMRSTGVFELAEQPVDTLSGGQRQRVWIAMVLAQQTPLLLLDEPTTWLDISHQIDLLELMRQLNRENGHTLVVVLHDLNHACRYATHLIAMRDGKVVAEGAPKEIVTAELIEEVYGLRCMIIDDPVSHTPLVVPLGKS, encoded by the coding sequence ATGAATGCTGAACCCCTGCAGTCCGCACCGTTGCGCGCCGAACACCTGACGCTGGGCTACGACAAAAAGATTGTCGCCAGCGACCTTTCCGTCGCTATCCCGCACGGCGAACTGACGGTGATTATCGGGCCGAACGCCTGCGGCAAATCCACCCTGCTTCGTACCCTCAGCCGCCTGATGCAGCCGCAGGCCGGGGCTGTCTGGCTGAACGGCAAACACATCAGCGAATACGCCACCAAAGAGGTGGCGCGCCAGTTGGGGCTGCTGCCGCAAAGCTCCACCGCGCCGGGTGACATCACCGTGTTTGATCTGGTGGCGCGCGGTCGCTATCCGCATCAGCGCCTATTCAGCCGCTGGGGCGAAGCGGATCAGCAGGCTGTGGAACAGGCGATGCGCTCCACCGGCGTATTCGAACTGGCCGAACAGCCGGTCGATACGCTCTCCGGCGGGCAAAGGCAACGAGTGTGGATTGCGATGGTGCTGGCGCAGCAAACGCCGCTGCTGCTGCTGGATGAGCCGACCACCTGGCTGGACATCAGCCATCAGATCGATCTGCTGGAGCTGATGCGTCAGCTAAACCGTGAAAACGGCCATACGCTGGTGGTGGTGCTGCACGACCTCAACCATGCCTGTCGTTACGCCACGCATCTGATTGCCATGCGCGACGGTAAGGTGGTGGCCGAAGGGGCGCCGAAGGAGATTGTGACCGCGGAACTGATCGAAGAGGTGTACGGCCTGCGCTGCATGATCATTGACGATCCTGTCTCGCATACGCCGTTGGTGGTACCACTGGGTAAGTCATAA
- the fepG gene encoding Ferric enterobactin transport system permease protein fepG gives MSTSAARLMTIHKMRALSRPTLTALLLLLAALALAIYALGSGALSLTATQVIDALRGEGPANLAVIVTQWRLPRVVMALLLGAALGLSGAIFQSILRNPLGSPDVIGFNTGAYSGVLVAIVLFNGGVIGITAGALAGGLLTAALIYLLAWRNGVESFRLIIVGIAVRALLVAGNTWLIISASLESAMTAGLWSAGSLNGINWAKSLPVLAVIALCCLLLLTLTRRMRLLEMGDDTACALGVPVERSRVMLLLIGVTLTAAATAVAGPISFIALVAPQIARRLCANRSVLLLTALIGALLLLLADVAAQRLFMPYQLPVGVLTVSLGGIYLIWLLIRESRKK, from the coding sequence ATGTCGACGTCCGCGGCCCGTCTGATGACCATTCACAAAATGCGCGCCCTGTCGCGCCCGACGCTAACCGCCCTGCTGCTGCTGTTGGCTGCTTTGGCGCTGGCGATTTACGCTCTGGGTTCAGGTGCCTTGTCACTGACGGCTACCCAGGTGATCGACGCCTTGCGCGGCGAAGGTCCGGCCAATCTGGCGGTAATCGTCACCCAGTGGCGTTTGCCACGCGTGGTGATGGCGCTGTTACTGGGGGCGGCACTGGGCCTCAGCGGGGCCATTTTCCAGTCGATACTGCGCAACCCGCTCGGCAGCCCGGACGTGATTGGCTTTAATACCGGTGCCTACAGCGGCGTGCTGGTGGCCATAGTGCTGTTTAACGGCGGCGTTATCGGCATTACCGCCGGGGCGCTGGCCGGCGGCCTGTTAACCGCTGCACTGATTTATCTGCTGGCATGGCGCAACGGCGTCGAGTCATTCCGTTTGATTATCGTCGGCATCGCCGTGCGCGCCCTGCTGGTGGCCGGCAATACCTGGCTTATTATCAGCGCCTCGCTGGAGTCGGCCATGACCGCCGGGTTGTGGAGCGCCGGTTCACTTAATGGCATCAACTGGGCGAAAAGCCTGCCGGTATTGGCGGTGATTGCGCTGTGCTGTCTGCTGTTACTGACCCTGACCCGCCGCATGCGCTTGCTGGAGATGGGGGATGATACCGCCTGCGCGCTGGGCGTCCCGGTTGAACGTTCGCGCGTCATGCTGCTGTTGATCGGCGTAACGCTAACGGCAGCAGCCACCGCCGTGGCCGGGCCAATCTCCTTTATTGCGCTGGTGGCCCCGCAGATTGCGCGACGCCTGTGTGCCAACCGCAGCGTGCTGCTGCTGACGGCCCTGATCGGTGCCCTGCTGTTGCTGCTCGCCGATGTCGCTGCGCAGCGCCTGTTTATGCCTTATCAGTTGCCGGTCGGAGTGTTGACCGTCAGCCTGGGCGGCATTTATCTGATTTGGCTATTAATCCGTGAGTCACGTAAAAAATGA
- the fepD gene encoding Ferric enterobactin transport system permease protein fepD, which yields MLRITRPGTQPVPAPQERLIGGTSRSFRRRLFGLLIAVGALLIVMLLSLSLGAKSIPFDTVIQALKGQCSGADCTIITNARLPRTLVGILAGIALGLSGVLMQTLTRNPLADPGILGVNAGAGFAVVLGITFFGAVDVSQYLWFAFAGAMFAALLVALIGALGGSSLNPVRLTLAGVALAAVLEGMTSGISLLNPLVFDQLRFWQAGSLDIQNMQVVRTVALPILLGTLITLWMSKSLNSLSMGNELATALGTGIVRTQLLGLLAITLLCGGATAAVGPIAFVGLMMPHIARRLGGSELHWMLPWTLVLTPILLLSADLIGRFLVAGELRVSIVTALIGAPLLIMLVRQRHMFRRQR from the coding sequence ATGTTACGGATTACACGCCCAGGCACACAGCCCGTCCCCGCTCCCCAGGAGCGTCTTATTGGCGGCACTTCCCGTTCATTTCGTCGCAGGCTTTTTGGCCTGCTGATTGCCGTTGGTGCGCTGCTGATCGTTATGCTGCTCAGCCTGTCACTCGGCGCTAAATCTATTCCCTTCGACACGGTGATCCAGGCGCTGAAAGGCCAGTGCAGCGGTGCGGACTGCACCATCATCACCAACGCCCGGCTGCCGCGTACGCTGGTTGGTATTCTGGCCGGTATTGCGCTGGGCCTGTCCGGCGTGCTGATGCAAACCCTCACCCGCAACCCACTGGCCGATCCGGGCATTCTCGGGGTTAACGCCGGAGCAGGCTTTGCCGTGGTGCTGGGGATCACCTTCTTTGGTGCCGTCGACGTCAGCCAATATCTGTGGTTCGCCTTTGCCGGTGCGATGTTCGCCGCACTGCTGGTGGCGCTGATCGGCGCTCTGGGTGGCAGCAGCCTCAACCCGGTGCGTCTGACGCTGGCCGGTGTCGCGCTGGCGGCGGTGCTGGAAGGCATGACCTCCGGGATTTCCCTGCTGAATCCACTGGTTTTCGACCAGCTCCGTTTTTGGCAGGCCGGTTCGCTGGATATTCAAAATATGCAGGTGGTGCGCACCGTCGCCCTGCCGATCCTGTTGGGCACGCTGATTACGCTGTGGATGAGCAAGTCGCTGAACAGCCTGAGCATGGGTAATGAATTGGCCACCGCGTTGGGTACCGGCATTGTTCGTACTCAGTTGCTGGGCCTGCTGGCGATTACTCTGCTGTGCGGCGGGGCTACCGCTGCCGTCGGCCCGATAGCCTTTGTCGGCCTGATGATGCCGCACATCGCCCGGCGGCTGGGCGGTTCCGAACTGCATTGGATGCTGCCATGGACGCTGGTACTGACCCCCATCCTGCTGTTGAGCGCCGATTTGATCGGCCGCTTCCTGGTGGCCGGTGAACTGCGCGTGTCCATCGTCACCGCCCTGATTGGCGCCCCACTGCTGATCATGCTGGTGCGACAACGTCATATGTTCAGGAGGCAGCGCTAA
- the entS gene encoding enterobactin exporter EntS: protein MSKPSILLDFGLLKTNGAFRAVFCARFISILALGLMAIAIPVQIQALTGSTLLVGLSVTLAGSGMFAGLLMGGVLADRYERRRLILFARSTCGIGFVGLCLNAALPTPSLTLIYLLAVWDGFFGAVGVTALLAATPALVGRENIVQAGAISMLTVRFGSILSPAIGGLVIANAGVAWNYGLAAFGTLLTLIPLLRLPQLLPPPQPREHPLRALAGGFGFLFRNRVIGMVALIGALLTMASAVRVLYPAMSGMWQVSAAQLGFMYSAVPLGAAIGAFTSGRVAHVARPGWMMLMTAIGAFVAIGLFGLMPWYGLALFFLVVFGYLSALNSLLQYGLIQNLTPDAFLGRINGLWTAQNVVGDALGALLLGAMGAFMLPAMTSTSFGFGVALLGVVLAFAMRGLRQVGSGGQESDLQPAAGSTEK, encoded by the coding sequence ATGAGTAAGCCCTCTATTTTGCTTGATTTTGGCCTGCTTAAGACCAATGGCGCTTTTCGTGCCGTTTTTTGCGCGCGCTTTATTTCCATTTTAGCGCTGGGGTTGATGGCCATTGCGATCCCGGTGCAGATCCAGGCATTGACCGGGTCGACGTTGCTGGTCGGGCTATCCGTAACGCTGGCGGGTAGCGGCATGTTTGCCGGTTTGCTGATGGGGGGCGTGCTGGCCGACCGCTATGAACGCCGTCGCCTGATATTGTTTGCCCGCTCCACCTGCGGCATTGGTTTTGTCGGCCTGTGCCTGAACGCCGCACTGCCTACGCCTTCATTAACGCTGATTTACCTGCTGGCAGTCTGGGACGGCTTTTTCGGTGCGGTTGGCGTCACGGCGCTGCTGGCGGCGACACCGGCGTTGGTGGGGCGTGAAAATATTGTGCAGGCCGGGGCCATCAGCATGCTGACGGTGCGTTTTGGTTCGATCCTCTCTCCGGCGATCGGCGGGTTGGTGATTGCCAATGCGGGTGTGGCATGGAACTACGGTCTGGCCGCATTTGGCACCTTGCTGACGCTGATCCCGTTACTGCGTCTGCCACAGTTGCTGCCGCCCCCGCAGCCGCGTGAGCACCCGTTACGTGCGCTGGCCGGTGGCTTTGGTTTCCTGTTTCGCAACCGGGTGATTGGCATGGTGGCGCTGATCGGCGCGCTGTTGACCATGGCCAGTGCGGTGCGGGTGCTGTATCCGGCCATGTCCGGTATGTGGCAGGTCAGTGCGGCTCAACTGGGCTTTATGTATTCCGCGGTGCCACTGGGCGCAGCCATTGGTGCCTTTACCAGCGGCCGGGTGGCTCATGTCGCGCGTCCGGGCTGGATGATGCTGATGACGGCGATTGGCGCTTTCGTCGCTATTGGCCTGTTCGGTCTGATGCCGTGGTACGGCCTGGCGCTGTTCTTCCTGGTGGTTTTCGGCTACCTGAGCGCGCTGAATTCACTGCTGCAATACGGATTGATCCAGAACCTGACGCCGGATGCGTTCCTCGGCCGTATCAATGGCCTGTGGACGGCGCAAAACGTGGTGGGTGATGCACTGGGCGCGCTGCTGCTGGGGGCGATGGGGGCGTTTATGCTGCCGGCGATGACCTCCACCAGCTTTGGTTTTGGCGTGGCGCTACTCGGTGTGGTGCTGGCATTTGCGATGCGCGGTTTGCGTCAGGTGGGCAGTGGCGGGCAAGAAAGCGATCTCCAGCCCGCCGCGGGATCTACTGAGAAGTAA
- the fepB gene encoding Ferrienterobactin-binding periplasmic protein precursor, with amino-acid sequence MKKNPVFSLMLFGLMLIGTAHAADAGWPRKIETSHGVVTLTQAPARIVSTSVTVTGTLLAIDAPVIASGATTPNNRVADSQGFFHQWSAVATQRGVKRLYIGEPNAETIAGEAPDLIIISATGADSALRLYDQLSAIAPVLVVNYDDKSWQALALELGQATGHEAQAQKVVSDFDAREQSLKQRMKLPEQPVSALVFNADGKSANLWTAASSQGQMLKQLGFTLATLPAKLNNSRSMGMRKDIIQLAGENLAEGLNGQTLMLFANNDSDVERLMANPFLADLPAVQHKRVYALGSDTFRLDYYSASNLLTLLEKQFTSQ; translated from the coding sequence ATGAAGAAGAACCCCGTCTTCAGCCTGATGCTGTTTGGGCTGATGCTGATTGGCACGGCCCATGCCGCAGACGCCGGTTGGCCACGTAAAATCGAAACCTCACACGGCGTCGTGACCCTCACGCAAGCCCCTGCCCGCATCGTTTCTACCAGCGTTACCGTTACCGGAACCCTGCTGGCGATTGATGCCCCGGTGATCGCCAGTGGCGCAACTACCCCCAACAACCGGGTGGCAGACTCACAAGGGTTCTTCCATCAATGGAGCGCTGTCGCGACGCAGCGCGGCGTTAAACGCCTGTATATCGGCGAACCCAACGCAGAAACCATTGCCGGTGAGGCGCCCGATCTGATTATCATCTCGGCGACCGGTGCCGATTCCGCTCTGCGTCTGTACGATCAGCTCTCCGCCATTGCCCCGGTGCTGGTGGTCAATTACGACGACAAAAGCTGGCAGGCACTGGCACTCGAACTGGGCCAGGCCACCGGCCACGAAGCCCAGGCGCAGAAAGTCGTCAGTGATTTCGACGCACGTGAACAATCGCTGAAGCAGCGTATGAAACTGCCGGAACAACCGGTTTCCGCCCTGGTCTTCAACGCCGATGGCAAATCCGCCAACCTGTGGACCGCCGCATCCTCCCAGGGGCAAATGCTCAAACAGCTGGGTTTTACACTGGCGACGCTACCGGCCAAGCTGAACAACAGCCGCAGCATGGGGATGCGCAAGGACATTATTCAACTGGCCGGTGAGAACCTGGCGGAAGGCCTGAACGGCCAGACGCTAATGCTGTTCGCCAACAATGACAGCGACGTCGAGCGGCTGATGGCCAATCCTTTCCTGGCGGACCTGCCGGCGGTGCAGCACAAGCGGGTTTACGCATTGGGCAGCGACACCTTCCGACTCGATTACTACAGCGCCAGCAACCTGCTGACGCTATTGGAAAAGCAGTTTACTTCTCAGTAG